In one window of Romboutsia hominis DNA:
- a CDS encoding YabP/YqfC family sporulation protein, translating to MIDISEELLVNKPTVTIISNTFVSIENYISIITYESDLIKIKTREKTIKICGSDLSLKYIQEEEIGVKGVIYTVEYID from the coding sequence ATGATAGATATTTCAGAAGAATTGTTAGTAAATAAACCAACAGTTACTATAATTTCAAATACCTTCGTAAGTATAGAAAATTATATATCTATAATCACCTATGAATCAGATTTAATAAAAATAAAAACTAGAGAAAAAACAATAAAAATATGTGGAAGTGATCTTTCACTTAAATATATACAAGAAGAAGAAATAGGTGTAAAAGGAGTTATATACACAGTAGAATATATAGATTAG